The Oryza glaberrima chromosome 5, OglaRS2, whole genome shotgun sequence DNA segment GATTCATTATCTTTTACTTGTTTCTTTTACAATGGTTATTTTATGCATGGGATACTCGGGTCTGCTTCTAGTCCTATTGCAGATTCCTGGTACTTCTAGTTTGTATATATTTCCTTGGAGTTCTCAGTGCAGTTACACACATTTCTGGTGGTAGAATAATCTAACAGTTCTTTTTTGGGTTAATTGGTTCAGTCTGCAGATTTTTTCCGTGATGATAACCCTGAAGGGATTGAGGCACGTAATGAGGTTAGCATGCTTTCTGTACAGTATTTTTGCAACTCTATCATACTCCTTCAATTCAAAGTTTCGATTTCATCCCAGATATTGTAGTTCAAAAATGTATGTTGTTATTGCTCTACattttgaaaataatatataacatgGTAATAAGATAAACTATTAGGGCTACCATGGTAATTTTGAACTATAAATTAATCCTGATGACTGTCTACAACATCATTTATTTAAAGATAAAGGGAGTACAACAATTACAGTTTCTGTGAAAACTTTTATTTAGATTTAGAACACATCATATTTGTAATTTTAAATCTTGTTTCGTATTTGTATAATCTGTTTGCTGCCTCCTTCTGTGATATAGTTGCATTTTGCCattgctcctcctccaccttaAGGTCATGCTAAGGCATTTCATTTGAATTATCTTTTTTCCCAAGGAGAAGTAATCCTATACTATTCTCATGAAAGCACCACAAAGTTCATAAATATCAATACAGCGTACTAAATTTTCAGAGGTCAAATTTGATTGGATGAGAACCAAACGTCATGAAGCGAGTATTaacattaaatttatatatatttagtcTTACTAGCAAATTTCAACGTTTACGTTTTTTCCAGGTGGCTGCTTTAGCTATGGAGGACATGATAGATTGGATGCATGGGGGAGGACAGGTAAGCTGGTTTCTGTTGCATAGCCTGCTTCAAATGTAATGTTCGTTTTGACCAGGCCCAGTTGTGTCTAGGTCGGTATATTTGATGCGACAAACAGCACAAGAAAACGAAGGTATATGCTAATGAAAATGGCTGAAGGGAACTGTAAGGTAATTTGTTCCATTCCGATTTTGCATCAGACATGGTTCGTTTACCTTTGCTTCATTAACTATCTCAGGCCAATCTGTGTGCCGTGGATGGAAGTGAACGATAATACTGTCACACTGTTGATAGTTTGTCAGTTATTTTAAGTAATGTTCTATTTGTGCCTTTAAACTTTTGTTGCTTTCATCTTCTACAGATTATATTTCTGGAAACTATCTGTAACGATCCGAATATAATTGAAAGGAATGTACGTCTGAAGATACAGCAAAGTCCTGATTATGCTGACCAGTGAGGATCTCCTGAAATTTTCCCTTTGCTAATATAAGTGAATTTGTGACCTGAATCCTGTGGAAACTTTTCAGGCCAGATTATGAAACTGGAGTGCGGGACTTCAAGGAACGCCTGGCAAACTATGAAAAGGTTTCGTCTAGTTATATTGTATTGAGCCGATGTATACCAAGTAATTCTGACCTCCATGAGTCCTTTAGCATTGATTAAAACGGTTTTCCTTTTGTAGGTGTATGAGCCAGTGCAGGAAGGTTCTTACATTAAAATGATTGATATGGTAAAAGGGCAGGGAGGCCAGTTACAGGTAAATTCTATTATGTTATCCCTTTCCatgttttgcagtaaacaggcTACATTAGAAAGGTTGAGAATGTGACATGACTATGGAATGATGCATGGGCAGATAAGGGTGTACCAGTTGGGCACTGGCAGCCCCAAAAAATTTTACCATCAAGTATGTATGCATTGGAGAGACTAAATATTAATTGCAAAAAAGAATCAATAGGGGACAAGGATTGAAGTGACGTTTTTTGTGATTTGTAGGCTTAGATTAAATTgagttgatcaaatttaaaccttatttttgtttgtgtgtatgattttgattttttattctTGAGACGTGTGGGCACTCCCAATGAGATATTTTTGGGTCCTCCACTCAGTATGTATGGTATTGGTAGCAATTCTATTTCATGTACCTTTAAAAATACTGAAAAATACTTCTGAAGGACAATTTCACCAAGGGTCATAGCTCTTAGTGTATTCGGATCAATTCATTACATAACACTGTTTGGCTTTTATTATCATATGTTTTTAGCTTCTGAAACAAGTCATGCATTTTAGCTTTATTTTGATTAATTATTCATTATTGTCAAGCTATTAATTTGTCCTGACCTTTTATCCAGGTCAACAATATCAGTGGTTATCTCCCTGGAAGGATTGTCTTTTTCTTGGTATGTACTTCAAATTCAATAATCAGAAAATACAAGAAATAAATAGCAGAATGCAGTTCTATGAGAAACTATAATTTTGATAATGGGTCAATGATAAAGAGCTTTTAATTACTAGTGCATTGATGTGACACATGTTTCTCAACATTTAACTGCAGGTGAACTCTCATCTTACACCTCGACCTATTTTGCTTACAAGGCATGGTGAGAGTTTACACAATGTCAGAGGAAGAGTTGGTGGTGACACGGTCCTGAGGTTtgcttttactttttttttcctttactacCTTCCAATGTGGCACACCTTCAGATTATATATTTCTACTCTGATATCTCATTTAAAGTTATGGAAGTTATAAAATGCTATGAGTAATATTCAGCAAGTTTTCATATTTACGGAAAGTGTACTCTGAAAATGCAGAGCCATTTATTTGATGTATTTAACtaataaatttataattaatggTGCACAGTGAAGATGGAGAGCTTTACTCGAAGAAATTAGCAAACTTCATAGAAAAGAGGCTCAAATCTGAGAAAACTGCATCTGTACGTAATCTCTTGATTGAATTGCATTGTTTCTAGAGGCAACTTCTTATGTCAGTATAGCATTTGGAGATGAAGACTGTAAAGGAGATGAGCTAATAGAGTGAGAGTCTCTCATTTTTAATTATTCTGATGTTTAGATATGGACCAGCACGCTTCAGAGGACAATTTTGACAGCAAGTCCAATAGTTGGATTCCCAAAGGTAATCAGGAAAGTTTTGGAGTATTTCTTACATAACTCTTGCAAGGTAGTTATTTATATGGGCGTTGCTTAACAATTGTTGTTTGCAGATACAATGGCGTGCTCTTGATGAGATAAACTCTGGGGTGTGTGATGGGATGACGTATGAAGAGATAAAGAAAGTTATGCCCGAGGAATTTGAGTATGTGCTATTGTTATCTTTGTTTACATTTGTTTGGGAGTTCTTTCTTTAGTAGTTTACATGACGTGCCCATCTGCTAGACTGCTGATTGTCAATTTGTATCTTACATTGCACTTTTAACTatcatggttttttttattaaaaaaaacacaatttgaGTTGCAAAAGATGGTAGTAAGGTATAACCATACAAGTCGCAGTCTAATGTGTAAGTCTTGCACTTATCACTGGCTGGTCCACTTGTATTTATTGAATGCTTGCATATGAAACACTTATGATGCTTTTCCAATACTTGTTGCAACCAGATCACGCAAGAAGGACAAATTAAGATATCGATACCCCCGTGGAGAATCTTACCTTGATGTGATTCAGAGGTTTAATCatttcttctaatattattcAGAAAAAACTTTTCACAGTTCTTTAGACTGCACAATGCAATGGAAATAATCAATTCTACCAGTACGTCTTCAGTTTTCACTAACTTGTGATTTGGTAAAATCCTCAGACTGGAACCTGTTATCATTGAGCTAGAACGCCAGCGAGCACCAGTAGTCGTTATTTCCCACCAGGTAAATCTCTAAACTTCATGATTTTTCCTTCTGCAGAGCCATTGATCGTAAACCATTTATCCTGTTTGTAGGCTGTATTGCGGGCGCTATATGCATATTTCGCTGACAGGCCTCTGAGGGAAGTCCCAGATATTGAGGTCACACATATGATCTTCTATTGTTCATTATTGTGCTAGAAACCTAAGAAATACATAGACCAAACTAATACCCTTTAATCTTCATGTAGATGCCTCTCCACACCATAATTGAGATACAAATGGGAGTCACAGGTGTTGAGGAGAAGAGGTACAAGCTCATGGACTGAATATACATACATCTAGGCTCAGTAGGACAGCAAGTCTTTGCTGTTTTCAGATAGTCATACAGTAACACAGATATACGATCGAGTCACTACAGGTCTACAGCTACCACATTGTCATTTTTCTCCCGACGgtgcaaaaacaaaaactagCACCTCCGGTGTAAAACTGTAACCCACTATACCCATGAATCACTGTAAAAAGAAGCATTCACCCAAtcagtagtaaaaaaaaaaactgtaaaataAAAGGCATACTGCTACTAATAAAGAGTgcagatatatacatatagggcccgtttagttccctaaagtttttttctaaaaacatcacatcgaatctttagacacatgcatgaaacattaaatatagataaaaagaaaaactaattgtacagttatggagaaaattgcgagacgaatcttttaagcctaattagttcgtgattagccataagtgctacagtaacctacatgtgctaatgacggcttaattagtctcacaAGATTCTtcttgcggtttccaggcgagttctgaaattagttttttcattcgtgtccgaaaaccccttccgacatccggtcaaacgttcgatgtgacatccaaaaatttccttttccccaactaaacacacccatattGTCAAAAGGTAACAGAAGTTGTGGCTGATCCATCACTGCTTAGTTGGACTTGATGAGACTGACCTACCAAACTTTGAACTGTCCTGTCCTCCTGTGCCATGTGAGGACACAAGGCAAGCAGTTTCTTGCTCCAGAAACTCTGCTCACATCATGGCACGATGCTGAATAGTATGCCAAAAACTTCCTTGATTCCATGCGGCCtccatggctgctgctgctcatttGTCCCTGTCTCAACACCCCTTCTATCTAACAAACACTAGTACCATTTTgtaaattactactccctccgtgttttaatgtatgacgccgttgactttttattaacgtttgaccatttgttttatttaaaatttatgtgaaaatataaaaaattttatgtcatgcttaaagaacatttgatgatgaatcaagtcataataaaataaataataattacataatttttttaaataagatgaatggtcaaacgttggacgaaaagtcaacggcatcctacattattaaaatatggaggtagtactttgTAAGCTTGTATGCTTCTACTACTATACTAGTGTAATGCATTGCTATTGCCTTCAAATGCATATATGGTCCATCTATCCATGGCTTGGTGATCACTAGATTGTGCCATCATGATTGCATGATTGATTGCACATTTGCATCATTTCCACTTGACTTGAGCCGTCATGTCTGCTTCTTCTCCTGTTGCCTACGACGCCAATGTCCTCCTGGCCGCGGTCACCGCGCTCTCGGCGGCCATCGCGTTCGTCGCCGCGCTCCACCTCTACGCCCGGTGTCTCCtgcggcggcgcgtcgccggcgccgccggcaaccctCACGCGCTGCGCCGCCCGGTGACCCCGGGCGGCAACTACGAGCTCGAGGTGATCAGCGTCGCGGCGTGCGCgctggagggcggcggcctggACGCCAAGCAGCTGGGCGCGCTGCCGGTGTTCACGTGGGggtcttcttctccggcgacggcggcggcggcggcggcggacgccgccGTGCAGTGCGCGGTGTGCCTCGGGGAGATGGAGGACGGCGAGCTGGGGAGGCTGCTCCCGGCGTGCCGCCACGTGTTCCACGCCGAGTGCATCGACACGTGGCTCGCCGTGAGCTCGACGTGCCCGGTGTGcagggcggcggtgggggcggcggaggatgatgagccggcggcggctccggtcGCCGGCGTGTCGCCGGCGAGCTAGGTGTGTTGAGTATCAGTGTACATTCGATCACTTGCTAGAGTTTGTATCTATGCACTTGAAAACAAAATtcgggtattttttttctttaggaaACAATGAACTTCGTAGGATTTGTACATTGCAAATCAAATCGACCCTGAATGAGTACAGAGAAACTTAGAATTCTCGACAAATTCCaattaaaaactttatatcccACTTTCACATAGCGTATAAATCCAGGTGCTCCATATTTCAACCTCTCTGTGTTTAGGGCGACTGGGTTGCTTGAGATTGATTTAACCACATGTGcttcaaacaaatatttaacCATATCTCATCGGTCCGGACTAATTCAACTAGAAAGCCAACAATCCATGGATTAACCATGATGACTCGAGGTAAAACTTGAAGAGCTCATTACAGCATGACACCATCTCGAAGGTTCACTGCTTGATGCATAagaacctactccctccgtcttaaaatataaacatttttagctatgaatctagacaactatatcttcagatttatagctaaaaattgttatattttgggacggaggtagtagcatgGTTCCCTAGATCATTAACCCCTGGATTGGCAGCCTCAGATGATATCACTGCACTTCACCAATCACAGGCTTTCAGTTTCAGACCATATACCTTGTTGGGAATTTGAGACAGCTGAAGATACTGGTGGTTCTCTCGCAAAACAATCCTGCTGGAAATACTAACTTTTCACATAAATTTCAAGGAAATCCAGACAAAGTTGAGATGGGGGTCACTTGTTCAGGGAAAATTTTTCTTTCAAGAGCCTTTCTTCAGAGTCACCGACATCTTCTCTGCCGTTGATGCGCATGCACGCTGCATGTCCCCTGACGTCGGTGGGCCGGGCCTTCGTTTGAAGCCCATATACTACGCGCAAAAGGAAGGAAACAGTTTTGATTAGTCCTACCGTGTAAATCTACGACGCCAGAAACCTGCATAAAAGGAAGCAAGGTATTGTGATagttattttgaagaaaaattggcgcataccattttcattttttaaagcAAGTATTTGAGAAGTTATTTGCGACCGAAGTTAATATAAAAGTTTGACGGCATCTTAATCTgaacattaaatatttataattagaggGAGCATTGTAATATCACAAGCTTATGAGATTTTGTAACCTTGTTCTAATGTAAAATTATGGTCAAAACTGAACGGTTAAGAAGGCGAAGAAAATATcaaatctcttctttttttcccaaagGGAGTACATATGCTGATAAgtacaatatttttaaaagtgAGCTCTTATCAGAGTTACAATTGCTGCCGCTCTGCTCAACGGCCCAGATGTTTCGCTCGGTTCAGTTACAAGATCCGACGGATAAGAAGCTTCAGTGAGATGTAATGTAAATCGAGTTATCCTTAGTTTAGCTATTTGTTACACTGTTTAGTTTATTTAAGACGCACTGAGCAAGCTGGTGCAGTTAGGAAGGATAGCTAATAAATGTGCATCCAGCAGTAGTATTGATTTGTTTAAATGTGAATGACGGTTAATAAAAACAGTAACTTAACGTGCATGACAGATGATAAATCATGGTAAATAAATATGTGagtctagcattgctcatatatatgtatatattcattaatatctatataaatgtggataaTACTGAAAAGTTTTATAAACtgatacggaggaagtattttttttaataatataaagaGGTCCCTTGCAAAAAAAAGTTCTATCACAGGGACCAACATCCCTCTTTGGGCCACATTTGGGCCTAAGCAGCGCAAAAACCGCGGCCCACCAGAGGGAAGCGGggccctctcctcttctctcccacgGCCACCTTCTCCGAGAAATCCGCTTCGGCGCTTCTCCCCGGCTGCTTTTTTGCTCCGCCTCGGCGCGACGCGACGCCTCGGCGCCTCccatccaccaccgccaccgccaccgccatcgcctccgcctccgcctccgccaccgcctccgcaacTCGGCGCTCGCCCCGCTCAACCGGCAGGAGGACCAAGGTGAGTCCCCTAGCTTGCTGGTTGATTTTGCTTGGATTGTGGCGTTGTGCGGTGGTCTCTGTtcgacggcgcgcgcgcacggATTTCTCTCCTCATGCCGGAGCTCTTCGCACGCCGCGCTGCCTGCCTCCGCGATTTGTTGGTGAAACCTCACGGTCTCCCGTCTGTGCTTGGCCCGTTTGCGTACGTGTGCCACGGCGTGCGCGCTAGTCTCGCCGGGCGCCGCGCCTCGTCTTCGTGTCGCGCCGGCCTGTTGAAACTAGGCAGTTTCGTTTTTCATGGCATTTGTTTTTAGCATAGTCTAGGGCGCACTGAGAAAGATGCTTGTTATCGGGGGTTGTGGATTGGTATGGGGACGGTGGGGGCATTCCGTCGAGCACTTGTTAGGCACCAGGATTGTTAGGCTTTGTGTAGGCTAACTGTTACGTTCCCCCACTCCATATGAATCAATGATTCAAACTCAAAACACACCACACTGTTTCTGACACTTGATACAAACAGGATTATTTGGGTATGCAAGTAGGGAAATAGAATCGAAGACATGAAATCAGCACTAGGTTGGAGAAGAGGGGAATAGCTGATATTGAAGAACAGGAGAGAGCCGAGTGgacgaagctggaggaggaagaagaggcagaCAGGCAGTAGCTTTTCAGTTCATTCTTTTCAACGATGGCTTAATGCTATTCCCTTTAAATAGTGATTTGCATCCTGCCACATTGGGCCCAACCAACCCAATTTCTCTATGGGCTTCCCTGCCATTGTAGCTGGTTTGTTGGTGTTCATTGCCCATAAATTTCTGATAACCGTCCATGTGCTGTGCCCATACTTACTGCAAAATAATGCTAATGTTTATACTGTAGGAGTAGTTCACAATTCACATGCAGTCCACCGACAAACAAATAACCAAAACTTCTCGGTTTGGATATCACCCGAACTTCGTAGTTGGTAGTAGCCTACAAATCCTGTGTAAATGTCATCGAACACCTGGTTTTTGGCACAGTGTTGATCATCATGCCataatgtgagcagagtttttgGAACAAGAAACTGCCTGCCTTGTGTCCTCACATGGGCACAAGAGGACAAGACAGTTCAAAGTTTGGTAGGCCAGTCTCATCAAGTCCAACTAAGGAGTGATGCATCAGCCACAATACCTTTTGagactatatgtatatatctgcACTCCTTATTAGTAGcagtactcttttttttttcacagttaTTTACTATTCATGGGTATTTTGAGTTACAACTTTACACTGGTGAGGCTAGTTTTGTTTTTGCACCGTCCGGAGAAAAATGATAATGTGGTTGCTGTAGTGACTCAATCGCATATCTATGTTACTGTATGACTGTCTGAAACATCAAGATTTGCTGTCCTACTGAGCCTAGATGTATATTCAGTCCATGAGCTTGTTATTCAGTTAAGGTCATGTAGTAGCTACTCTATTTTTGTTATTGAATTAGAATGTACTAgctcctccatcccaaaataatatCATCTTTGCCTCCTCttgtttgtcccaaaataagttaatctCTCAAGCAATCATTGTATTGGAGTTTGTCATAGTGAGGAACAAATGCATTGCGACTAAACAAAGTGGAAGACAATTGCATTGGGATTTGATGAAGTGGAGGGCATTGCAGTTTTTTGCTTTTGTATTGATATGTGTGGGATGGGTGAAAAACGAagttattttaggacgaagggaatagtagctttctttatttttgttattagtgTATAACAACGTTTTGTGTTGTCTTATTCAGATGGAAAACATACGGCCAAACATGTTCTCGAACATACCACAGCGGTATGTGGGAACTAAAAGGGCAGATTCTTTGTTTTTCATCAAGGTGCAAGTCGCATCAACAGATTATAAGGTTCAGATAAAGGAACATTTGGTGAATAATTGTGGTATCAGAAGTAAAGCTGTCGACAAATGGTTTCAAGCAGTTACTGTGGCCACAGGATTTACAGCTGTTGAGGTTGAGAACTTCTACTACATTCAAACATGTGCCCATCTATTTGAATATTTCTATTCAGCTGAGATCAAAGTTGACTGTGACAAATTAAATTCTTGGTTTAACATTTTGATCATATGCCAACACTATGAGTCTGACATGATTGCTAACCACCCAAACCTTTACGCGGATCCAAGTAATGACCCAAGATTCTATTCGCCTGCAAGAATCATTAAATTGGATCAAAGTAAAGATTTGATGCTGTTGAAAGTGAGCAAGAGGTATTTATATGGGAATCATACCATGCAGTTATGTCAAATGCCACACCCAGTTCTCAGTCTTGCTACTGTTAAGCCCCGTCCTGCTGATGATATCATGTTAGTGTCTTGGCCACCTTGCAGAAAAGACTCAGTAATCACTGGCCAATTGGTTGCAAGAGACAGAGTATATGGGCAGCTGACCCAGTATTTGTCGAAAGGATACAGCATGCATCTAGTTGAGCTGAATGTAGTTGGAGGAGCAGGTTGTTCTGGTGCTCCAGTGCTGAGTCACCAAGCAGCAGTCATTGGTTTATACCATGGCCGTATTGAGTCTTTGGGATATGCAGTATCTGCTGCAGATATCTATGAATTTTGCCTGGGAGCTCaccaggtatatatatatgacaactTTGTAGCAGCATTTACAATCTTCTAAGGGCCTTTCTGACTTGTTTTGTGTTTGTGCAGCTTTGAATTTGTCACTGGTGGGAGTAGGAAAAGTACCTTTTTTGTGATGATTGGTGGAGTTTGTGTGTTGGCAGTTGTGAGTCGGTGCAACTAGGTATCTTCTTCATGATGATTGGCGGTGTTTGTGTATTTGTGCAGCTATGAATTGGGACAACTAGGTATCTTCTTCATGATGATTGatagaatttgtgtgtttttgcAGCTGTGAATTGGGACAACTAGGTATCTTCTTCAAGATGATTGGTGGAGTTTGTGTGTTGGTGTAGTTGTGAATCGGTACTACTAGGTATCTTCTTCATGATGATTGGTGGAGTTTGTGTGTTTGTGCAACTATGAATTGGGACAACTATGCATCTTCTTCATGATGATTGATGGAATTTGTGTGTTTGTGCAGCTGTGAATTGGGACAACTAGGTATCTTCTTCAAGATGATTGGTGGAGTTTGTGTGTTTGTGCAGCTGTGAATTGAGACAACTATCTTCTTCAAGATGATTGGTAGAATTTGGCTAACATAGTGGATCTCCAATAGTccaaattttgataatgtgACATTAAACatctcaatattttttatatgcaaAATTTACTGCTGAATGCTCGCAAAGCGTGGCATCATTTGATAAACATCGCAAAAATGTGGCCTTGCTAAAAGATATTCCGTGGTATTTTGCTAGTGGACATGGGGCCATTAAAATGTAATTTCTAGTTGAGTTGGAAAGAGATGCCAATTTGCCTCTCATATTCATATGTGATATATATGTTGAGGCCTCTGCTCTGTTTGTTACAGTAAATGATATACTCTCTCTATTGAAAgtaaccccacatgtcatatcaTTTTCTATCTTGCTGAGTTGGACTGGCCACCGCCATGGATGGATGTCCCTAATGACCTCCCCGATTTGCCATCTCTCATTGTTTCGAATGAATATGACCGTGTCGCGATGCGTTTCCAAGCATAATCGTCTTGGGCCAAAACTCTCCTACTCCTTCAAGTTCGCTCCAGTTGCCACCGTGGGGAAGGTACAGTCGTCGTCTTCACTGCCACAAAACGGAATTGCCTGAAGCGCGTTCTATCTGCTGCTCCCCTTCTTCTGGGCTTCTGGCGAGATATTtaactttttaccacttttaggtgtggcaattaactatttgctactggacccatatgtcatagagATAGGGGTGGCAAATAGTGTTTCGTGCTCTTGCTTGCCGTTGATTACCCAACAGGCGGCTGACTGCTACACAGGTGGCAGGGGGCTTAGCAACTGTAGAAGCGTGGCTTAGCAGCATGGGAAGGGATCATGGACATCAAGTGCTAAATGATGCGTTTAATACAAATTTTTTCTATTTAATAAATCAATTCTCAAAGTTTAagatagttaatacttaattagtcatgTCCACTAATATGCATCCTAAGGTCGTGTCTGAACCCTTTCCTGGCATGTAAAACGGATCGAtcaattaacacatgattaattaagtattagcttaaaaaacttgaaaataaattaatatattttttcaaataaactttaatatataacttttttttaaaaaaaaacaccgtttagcagttcggCAAGCTTGCGCGTGAAAAACAAGGAGTAGAAGTTAggaaatgaaagaaaagaacGCATCCGGCAGCTCGGGAGTTGATCTTGCCACAACCCTTGAGTCGTCTCCCATCAAGGCATCAACCCCAACGTtgttggtggcggtggagatggaCGCACTTGCCCCTGTTGCTACCTCCCTCGGGTCCTCTATAAGAGAAAGTTTTATAGTGCATATGGATGCTATCTCTAATTTGAGCCATATGAtctatttattaattaggagaTAAGTATAGCATATCATCTTTAATACACaaactttaatatttttttattagttcaATCTTACACCATCTTGCATTTTTATTGGAGATGGTGTAGATGTTGCTGCTTGCATGAGAGATTGCTCACCCTCTCTCTTCTAATTTCTCTCCTTCACCTTCACATTATGCTATATTTAGAGATATCCTCTTGCTCTGCCCACAACATTATGTGAAGGTGTCATGCGAAGGTGAAGGATGCTATGCCCTttccttctccttttttttttctttttttctttttccttgctTTCAATCATCTTAGCCGAAGGTGTCATGCGGAGCTACAACGGAGGTGTAGTTGTGGTTGCCCGCTCCGGTGGAAGGCTGTTTGCCCCTCTTTCCACCAGATGGCAGTGGATCCATCGCGCATCGTCATCTTCCATACTGTTGGCGAGGATGCTTGGCTGGATCTGGCTCCTTTTGCTAGATTTGGTGTTGGCCAGAAGCCTCATAGATGCACATAGCATGTGGCGTGGCGAGGCATTGCTGTCGTGCACAACAGGCTTGACCCAATCTAGTTTAACTGCCTCTATTAGTGAGGTTCAAGGTCGTGGAGCTAAGCTTTTGTAGTGTTcccatatatgtatatgtttttaTCGACTTAAAAACCAATA contains these protein-coding regions:
- the LOC127774627 gene encoding uncharacterized protein LOC127774627, with amino-acid sequence MENIRPNMFSNIPQRYVGTKRADSLFFIKVQVASTDYKVQIKEHLVNNCGIRSKAVDKWFQAVTVATGFTAVEVENFYYIQTCAHLFEYFYSAEIKVDCDKLNSWFNILIICQHYESDMIANHPNLYADPSNDPRFYSPARIIKLDQSKDLMLLKVSKRYLYGNHTMQLCQMPHPVLSLATVKPRPADDIMLVSWPPCRKDSVITGQLVARDRVYGQLTQYLSKGYSMHLVELNVVGGAGCSGAPVLSHQAAVIGLYHGRIESLGYAVSAADIYEFCLGAHQL
- the LOC127773728 gene encoding E3 ubiquitin-protein ligase ATL41-like, with the translated sequence MSASSPVAYDANVLLAAVTALSAAIAFVAALHLYARCLLRRRVAGAAGNPHALRRPVTPGGNYELEVISVAACALEGGGLDAKQLGALPVFTWGSSSPATAAAAAADAAVQCAVCLGEMEDGELGRLLPACRHVFHAECIDTWLAVSSTCPVCRAAVGAAEDDEPAAAPVAGVSPAS